The following proteins come from a genomic window of Palaemon carinicauda isolate YSFRI2023 chromosome 12, ASM3689809v2, whole genome shotgun sequence:
- the LOC137650796 gene encoding uncharacterized protein: MISTFFEKKINRLITYSSGGSESQIDLLLCKRDHLTEVTNCKEINGESVAGHLRLLVIDCRLMNCRRSKKTRMDPKINWWKLKEEELRVFFRERVLEALRLHKDVQEWWTENSKVSLRIGEEVLGESSGIRPQNDKESWWWNDEVQKWVKPKKEAKKKADLSGQEIDKENYKQAKKEVRRPVAKAKAQPLNEVYEVMETPEGEKKIL; this comes from the coding sequence atgatcagcactttctttgagaaaaagattaacagactgattacttacagtagcggtggcagtgagagccagatagatttgttGCTGTGTAAGCGAGACCATCTAACGGAAGTTACAAATTGCAAGgagataaatggggagagtgtagcagggCATCTTAGGTTattggtaattgattgcagactaatgaattgtaggagaagtaaaaagacgagaatggacccaaagattaattggtggaaattgaaagaggaagaactgagagtcttctttagggaaagagtgctggaagcattAAGGTTACAtaaggatgtacaagaatggtggaccgagaatagtaaagtgagtctaaggatcggtgaggaagtacttggagagTCATCAGGAATAAGACCccaaaatgataaagaatcgtggtggtggaatgatgaggtgcaaaaATGGGTAAaacccaagaaagaagccaagaagaaggcagatctatcaggacaagaaattgataaagaaaactataaacaagcaaagaaagaagtaaGAAGaccagtagcaaaggcaaaggcacaGCCATTGAATGAAGTATATGAAGTGATGGAAAcgccagaaggagagaagaaaatattataa